The sequence below is a genomic window from Henriciella marina DSM 19595.
AATTGGCCCGGTCCGGCATGGCGAGGAAGGTCGCAATCCGCGCAAGCCGGTCACACGCTGCCCAGCACATGATGGCTGACGAGGTGTGGACATGCGCCTTGCCGCGAAACTCCCAGATGCCGGCATCTGGCGTGTTCCAGACCGCATAGGCCCGCTCGCCGACGCCTTCGAAATGTTCGAACTCGATCTCGCCCGCTTTGGTGTGCAGCCGGTCATCGAAGAAAGCCTGACTCGCGCCGAGGACGACGTGGCCATAGACGTCATGCTGGATATGTTCAGCCGCCTGATTGCCAAAGCGTACCGGTCCGTTGCCACGATAGCCGGGCAGGGCGCCCGCAAAGCTCTCGGTCAGATCATGCTCCAGCGCGATGCCATAGACCGGCTGGATATGCCCGCCCCGTGTGTGGGCGACGGTATTCCTGAGAAAGGCGAGATAATGCTCGAGCGTGCCGACCGCCGAAAGCCGGTTGAGCGCCGTCACCGTGAAATAGGCGTCCCGCAGCCAGCAGAACCGGTAGTCCCAGTTGCGCTCGGAGCCTGTATGTTCAGGGATAGACGTCGTCAGCGCCGCAACGATGCCGCCCGTTTCCTCATAGACGCAGAGCTTCAGCGTGATGGCGGCGCGGATCACCGCGTCCTGCCAGTCTGGCGGCGTCGCAAGCCTGCGTGACCAGTTCATCCACTGGTCTGCCGTCCGCTCCAGCCACTCCAGCGCAACAACGCCGACCCGGTCCGACAGGCTTTCGTCCGGCCCCATCAGGAAGCTGACTTCCTCGTTCAGAACAAAGTCGCGGCCATCCATCACGTAAGAGACCGGCGCGTCCGTGGTGATCCGGAAGCCCGCATTCTCATCCAGGAATTTGATGTGGTTCACGCCGCGCCGGGTGACCATGTTATACTCGCCGCGCTGGCTCTGGGCGAACAGGTCGACACGGATGCGCGGCATGCCCCGTAGCGGCGTGATCCGGCGCACCATCGAAGCCGGGCGGAACATGCGGCCCTTGTCCACAAAGCGGGGACAGTAATCGGTAATCCGGATGGCTGAGCCGTCTTCGGCTTCCAGCTCGGTCTCGATGACGGCGGTGTTGCGCTGATAGCGTTGCGTACTCTTGCAATGGCCCTGCAGCGTGATTGCAAACTTGCCGCGCCCGCCCAGCAGGCTGTTGAAGACAGGCTCACCGTCAAAGCGCGGCAGGCACATCCAGACGCATTCGCCATGCTCGTCGATCAGGCCGGCAACCGTGCCATTGCCGATAATACCAAGTTCGAGATTAGTCATTTGCGCCCCTGACGCTTGATCCATTCTGCGACGGCTTCCGGGTCGTCCAGCCGGTATGTGGCGTGCGTCTCGCCGCTGCCCACCTTGATCGACACCCCGCCAAGCCGGTTGACGACATCAAAGGCATCCTCATCCGTTGTATCATCGCCGACCATGACGGGGATACGGTCTTCCAGTCCGGCAAGCTTCAGCAGCGTCTCGACCGCCTTGCCTTTGTTCGCGCGATCCGGCTTTGCCTCGAAGATCATCTTCCCGGCCTGCAATTTGTAGCCCTCGATGCCAGCCAGGCTCTCTTCAAGCCGCGCGCCGAGCAGCGGGCCGATATCAGGGTTCTGGCGATAGTGAAAGGCGATCACCTCGCCCTTGGCTTCGGCATGGACGCCGTCGAGGCCATCAAGAGCCGCGTTCACGGCGGCCGTCAGTTCAACGGGCGCGTCACGTCGCGTCGCTTCCGGGGCGGTGCCCGGCGCGCAGATTTCCAGCCCGTGCGTACCCGCGCGCCAGAAGATGTCCGGCACCCGCGAGGACAGGTCACGTATGTCGCGTCCGCTGATGATGATGACCGCGCCGGCCAGAAAGCCGTGCACATCAGCCAGCGCGCCGCCGACCCCATCAGGCAGGCGCACGGTGGCGGCGTCGTCCTGGATCGGGGCGAGCGTTCCGTCGAAGTCGAGAAACAGGACATGCCTGTCTGTCAGCTGGGGCAGGTTGGCAGTTGCCGTCATCAGGGCAGTTTAACATCCAGATCGTCGAGGAATTTCTGTCGCCACCAGGTAATATCCTGTTCAACGACGGTCTTGCGCAGTTTCTCCCAGCGTTCCTGTCGCTCTTCAAGCGGCATTTCAAGCGCCCTGTAGATGGTTTCGGCGACATGATAGCCATCATGCGGATTGACGATCAGCGTATCGGAGAGCTGCTCGGCGGCGCCTGCAAACTGCGACAGGATCAGGACGCCGGGATTGTCCGGGTCCTGCGCCATGACAAATTCCTTGGCGACAAGGTTCATGCCATCGCGCAGCGGCGTCACCAGACAGACCGCTGCGATCCGGTAGAGGCCTGCAAGCTCACGCCGGTCATAGGAGCGGGCAAGATAGCGAAGCGGGATCCAGTCGAGATCGCCATAATCGCCATTGATGCGCCCGGCGAGTTCATCGAGCTGGACGCGCAGATCCTGATATTCCTCGACCTTTGACCGGGATGGCGGCGCGATCTGCGTGACCGAGACACGCCCGCGTGTCGACGGGAAGTGGTCGAACATCTTGCCGACCGCCTCAAACCGTTCCGGCAGCCCCTTGGAATAGTCCATCCGGTCGACGCCGAGCACGAGCTTGCGTCCGCCAAGAAATTTGCCAATCCGCGTTGCCGCTGTCTGGGCCCGCTGGCTGACCGCCATCTTGGCGAAATTCTCGGCCTCGATGCCGATCGGATAGGCGTTTGCCCTGATCCGGCGGCCATCGACGGCGATCCAGCCATCGCCCTCATCGCTCGCGTCGCAATAGCGCACCAGGAACTGGACGAAGTTCGACCGGTCATTCTCTGACTGAAAGCCCAGCACATCGAACTCGCACATGGCGCGCGCAATCTGCTCATGCTCTGGCAGGGCGCGGAACACTTCCGGTGAAGGAAACGGGATATGCAGGAAAAAGCCGATCGGGCCTTTCCATCCGCCCTTGCGCAGGAAGTCCCCCATCAGCAGGAAGTGATAATCATGCACCCAGACGCTGTCGCCGTCTTCAAGGTGCGGGACGACCATGTCGGCAATCCGTTTGTTGACCCTTTCATAGGCCTCGAAATCGGTATCGCCGAAATGGGCGAGGTCCACCCGGTAGTGGAAGACCGGCCAGATGACGCGGTTGGCATATTGCAGATAGAAGCCGTCGTGTTCGGCTTCGGTAAAATCGGTGACGACGAAATCGACGCCCTCATCGGTGATGTGCTCTGGCGGGCCGGGCTCACCCTTCACGACGTTCCCGGACCAGCCGAACCACATGCCCCCGGTGGCAGTCAGCGATTCCCAGACCGCAACAGCAAGGCCGCCCGCGCGGGCGCTTGGGTCTGCGGCAGTCCGGTTGGAAATGGCGATCAGTCGGCCCATGCGAAACCCTTCCTAC
It includes:
- a CDS encoding glycoside hydrolase family 15 protein, with the protein product MTNLELGIIGNGTVAGLIDEHGECVWMCLPRFDGEPVFNSLLGGRGKFAITLQGHCKSTQRYQRNTAVIETELEAEDGSAIRITDYCPRFVDKGRMFRPASMVRRITPLRGMPRIRVDLFAQSQRGEYNMVTRRGVNHIKFLDENAGFRITTDAPVSYVMDGRDFVLNEEVSFLMGPDESLSDRVGVVALEWLERTADQWMNWSRRLATPPDWQDAVIRAAITLKLCVYEETGGIVAALTTSIPEHTGSERNWDYRFCWLRDAYFTVTALNRLSAVGTLEHYLAFLRNTVAHTRGGHIQPVYGIALEHDLTESFAGALPGYRGNGPVRFGNQAAEHIQHDVYGHVVLGASQAFFDDRLHTKAGEIEFEHFEGVGERAYAVWNTPDAGIWEFRGKAHVHTSSAIMCWAACDRLARIATFLAMPDRANYWNAKADEMRTGILDLAWNEKRQAFTGAFGEDALDASVLLMAEIGFIDAGDERFIKTVERVDEELRDGYHVYRYKVEDDFGMPQTAFTACTFWHIDALARIGRIEEARAMFEDVLAHRTRLGLLSEDIDTKNGELWGNFPQTYSMVGIINAANRLSRDWDEVV
- the otsB gene encoding trehalose-phosphatase: MTATANLPQLTDRHVLFLDFDGTLAPIQDDAATVRLPDGVGGALADVHGFLAGAVIIISGRDIRDLSSRVPDIFWRAGTHGLEICAPGTAPEATRRDAPVELTAAVNAALDGLDGVHAEAKGEVIAFHYRQNPDIGPLLGARLEESLAGIEGYKLQAGKMIFEAKPDRANKGKAVETLLKLAGLEDRIPVMVGDDTTDEDAFDVVNRLGGVSIKVGSGETHATYRLDDPEAVAEWIKRQGRK
- a CDS encoding alpha,alpha-trehalose-phosphate synthase (UDP-forming); protein product: MGRLIAISNRTAADPSARAGGLAVAVWESLTATGGMWFGWSGNVVKGEPGPPEHITDEGVDFVVTDFTEAEHDGFYLQYANRVIWPVFHYRVDLAHFGDTDFEAYERVNKRIADMVVPHLEDGDSVWVHDYHFLLMGDFLRKGGWKGPIGFFLHIPFPSPEVFRALPEHEQIARAMCEFDVLGFQSENDRSNFVQFLVRYCDASDEGDGWIAVDGRRIRANAYPIGIEAENFAKMAVSQRAQTAATRIGKFLGGRKLVLGVDRMDYSKGLPERFEAVGKMFDHFPSTRGRVSVTQIAPPSRSKVEEYQDLRVQLDELAGRINGDYGDLDWIPLRYLARSYDRRELAGLYRIAAVCLVTPLRDGMNLVAKEFVMAQDPDNPGVLILSQFAGAAEQLSDTLIVNPHDGYHVAETIYRALEMPLEERQERWEKLRKTVVEQDITWWRQKFLDDLDVKLP